The Segatella hominis genome includes a region encoding these proteins:
- a CDS encoding phage protein Gp36 family protein, whose translation MSFITQEDFKVVSSEASLKAITGADPDNISNAIAEAQEEVAGYLRPKYDTDRIFATEGDDRNRQLVMYTADIALYNMIASLPNRMGYETRKERYERAIKWLEGVQAGKIVPDLPIATDDTGNDISQGGVLAYGNGPDNHSW comes from the coding sequence ATGAGTTTCATCACGCAGGAAGATTTCAAGGTCGTGAGCAGCGAAGCTTCGCTCAAGGCCATCACGGGTGCAGACCCGGACAACATCAGCAACGCCATCGCAGAGGCACAGGAGGAAGTGGCAGGGTATCTGCGCCCCAAGTATGATACCGACCGCATCTTTGCCACCGAAGGCGACGACCGCAACCGCCAGTTAGTCATGTACACCGCCGATATTGCACTCTACAATATGATAGCATCGCTCCCCAACCGCATGGGCTACGAAACCCGCAAGGAACGCTACGAGCGTGCCATCAAGTGGCTCGAGGGCGTACAGGCGGGTAAGATAGTACCCGACCTGCCCATCGCTACAGACGATACCGGCAACGATATCTCACAAGGCGGAGTCTTAGCATACGGCAACGGCCCCGACAACCACAGCTGGTAA
- a CDS encoding phage tail tube protein, which yields MENILDGTDLILSVNDGALAFSTGCKITTSAETGERMTKEAAGAKWKEKYVKSFSESISADGLVCTDADTGAPTYDQLKDLMLSSTPVTCSYNIREAGKRTGKTAGGYKGKYIITSLDLDGQAGDDAKYTVQLENYGKVEKQTDGLQSGSASSATGHSEELS from the coding sequence ATGGAAAATATATTGGACGGTACTGATCTTATCCTCTCCGTAAATGATGGCGCATTGGCCTTCAGTACAGGTTGTAAGATTACCACCTCTGCCGAGACGGGTGAACGTATGACCAAGGAGGCTGCAGGTGCGAAGTGGAAAGAGAAGTACGTGAAGAGTTTCTCGGAGAGTATCTCTGCCGACGGCTTGGTTTGTACGGACGCTGATACGGGTGCTCCTACCTACGACCAGTTGAAGGACCTGATGCTGAGTAGCACACCTGTAACCTGCAGCTATAATATCCGTGAGGCTGGCAAGCGTACCGGCAAGACGGCTGGTGGATATAAGGGTAAGTACATTATTACCTCTCTCGATCTGGACGGTCAGGCGGGCGATGATGCCAAGTACACCGTACAGCTGGAGAACTACGGCAAGGTGGAGAAACAGACCGACGGTTTGCAGAGTGGTAGCGCAAGCAGTGCTACAGGCCATTCTGAAGAATTGAGTTAA
- a CDS encoding terminase gpP N-terminus-related DNA-binding protein, with translation MTKAELERKKNLARTLYMAGKEQAEIAEQIEVSRVTISKWANTEGWKEQRAAKNVTRPELVNKLLLTIDTLISQVNESGDPDKISGLGDRLAKLSSVIQKLDKKANVVDAIEVFMAFSKWMQFRAQTDPNITPELLKTFNYYQDLFISDKMNNGFSCEL, from the coding sequence ATGACAAAAGCAGAATTAGAACGCAAGAAGAACCTCGCCCGAACCCTCTATATGGCGGGTAAAGAACAGGCAGAGATAGCCGAACAGATAGAGGTATCCAGAGTAACAATATCCAAGTGGGCCAACACGGAAGGATGGAAAGAACAGCGAGCCGCCAAGAACGTCACACGACCCGAACTGGTCAACAAACTACTCCTTACCATCGACACCCTCATCAGTCAGGTGAACGAGTCCGGCGACCCGGATAAGATTTCCGGATTGGGCGACCGACTGGCCAAACTTTCGTCCGTCATTCAGAAACTCGACAAGAAGGCCAACGTGGTAGATGCCATCGAGGTGTTCATGGCATTCTCGAAGTGGATGCAGTTCCGCGCACAGACCGACCCGAACATCACACCCGAACTTCTCAAGACATTCAACTATTACCAGGATCTCTTCATCTCCGACAAGATGAACAATGGCTTCAGCTGTGAGCTCTAA
- a CDS encoding RNA-directed DNA polymerase, with amino-acid sequence MQEYVSIEDIRQAYIDCCKHKTSTDDCVSYQAEAIINNYQLYADLNRLTYKIGPSKAFCVTRPKLREVFCVHFRDRVVHHLLALKFGDILEDELTDSAFACRQGKGVLYGVEQVKAQMERVSEGYTREAWVLKCDLQGFFMSIDRKMLYDKLERLIRTKYRGKDIEWWLWLWKIVVLHDPTKNCVKTGNLKLFDILPKNKSLFTCDKNKGLPIGNLPSQLLANLLLSDFDKMMVSAVGTDGGYGRYVDDFIVINRDRRLLHRILQDGRIYLRDELGLTLHPRKISLQRVSNGVRFIGTMIRPHRLVPNRQTVERLYAVIDELGMIENPTSQVLKRYVGRINSLMGLLAYCDSYHIRRKAWMMMPHKDRLYCKNMKVIKIMNKFKV; translated from the coding sequence ATGCAAGAGTATGTCTCCATCGAGGATATTAGACAGGCGTATATCGACTGCTGCAAGCATAAGACTTCGACCGACGATTGTGTAAGCTATCAGGCAGAGGCGATAATCAACAACTATCAGCTGTACGCAGACCTTAACCGGCTGACCTACAAGATAGGTCCAAGCAAGGCTTTCTGTGTGACTCGTCCAAAGTTGAGGGAGGTGTTCTGTGTTCATTTCCGCGACAGAGTCGTGCATCATCTTCTTGCGTTGAAGTTTGGAGATATTCTTGAGGACGAACTGACCGATAGCGCATTTGCTTGTAGGCAAGGTAAGGGTGTTCTTTACGGTGTCGAGCAGGTTAAGGCCCAGATGGAACGGGTGAGCGAAGGCTATACTCGGGAGGCTTGGGTTCTTAAGTGCGACCTTCAGGGCTTTTTCATGAGTATCGATAGAAAAATGTTATATGACAAACTGGAACGGCTGATTAGGACGAAGTATCGTGGTAAGGATATCGAGTGGTGGCTATGGTTGTGGAAGATAGTGGTGTTGCATGATCCAACAAAGAACTGCGTCAAGACCGGCAACCTGAAGTTATTCGATATACTGCCCAAAAATAAGTCGCTGTTCACATGTGACAAGAATAAGGGCCTTCCTATCGGTAATCTTCCAAGTCAGTTGCTTGCCAATTTGCTGTTGTCCGACTTCGATAAGATGATGGTCTCGGCGGTGGGTACGGACGGTGGATATGGCAGATATGTCGACGACTTCATCGTCATCAACAGGGATAGAAGACTGCTTCATCGCATCCTGCAAGATGGCAGGATATATCTGAGAGACGAATTAGGATTGACGCTACATCCTCGCAAAATCTCCTTGCAGAGAGTGAGCAATGGCGTTCGATTCATCGGCACGATGATAAGACCTCACAGACTTGTTCCTAACAGACAGACAGTGGAACGACTGTATGCCGTGATAGACGAGCTCGGGATGATCGAAAATCCCACGAGCCAGGTCTTAAAACGATACGTCGGACGCATCAATAGTCTGATGGGACTGCTTGCCTATTGTGACAGCTATCACATAAGGCGCAAAGCCTGGATGATGATGCCACACAAAGACAGACTCTATTGTAAGAATATGAAGGTTATCAAGATTATGAATAAATTTAAGGTTTAA
- a CDS encoding N-acetylmuramoyl-L-alanine amidase, producing the protein MRKIERIFVHCTASSQKWGVKELLAEFRAKGWKNPGYHKVVTEDGVVHQLLDISKVSNGVQGYNSTAINVAYVGGIDSKGKPVDNRTEAQKIALRSLLIELHRQYPGAQIMGHRDIWGSDPQKWKKWCPCFDAKSEYEDI; encoded by the coding sequence ATGAGAAAGATTGAAAGAATATTCGTTCATTGTACGGCTTCGAGCCAGAAATGGGGAGTTAAGGAACTCCTTGCAGAGTTCAGAGCGAAAGGCTGGAAGAACCCAGGGTATCACAAGGTAGTGACCGAGGATGGTGTTGTGCATCAGTTATTAGATATTAGTAAGGTCAGTAACGGAGTACAAGGCTACAACTCCACTGCCATTAATGTAGCATACGTGGGTGGTATTGATAGTAAGGGTAAGCCTGTTGATAATCGAACGGAAGCGCAAAAAATAGCTTTAAGATCATTGCTTATAGAGCTGCATCGTCAATACCCTGGCGCACAAATTATGGGACATAGAGATATTTGGGGTAGCGACCCCCAAAAATGGAAGAAATGGTGTCCTTGTTTCGACGCTAAGTCAGAGTATGAGGATATATAA
- a CDS encoding DUF935 family protein produces the protein MNINRTKDRIEDAWRALLGRPQLWRTKYGDIELVGKNNRRQVESIIAKLQRTTEALTKGDIKKWRRAWQLAISVESPNRQALYDIYRDTEIDAHLSGCIDQRKGFVMERSFKIEDKNGTPAEELNHFLEQEWFVEFCRLVLTTPYWGHSLIELGDLGTDGDGCLAYNNVTLVDRKYVIPEHHRVITDLGQDWTTGIDYHEPEWMGNLVEVGRPDDLGLFLKASLHCIPKKNVLAAWDVFSEIFGMPLRVATTGSRDQKEVDRISDMMERMGQAGYAVLPTGTEIQIVESAKSDAFNVYDKRVDRANSEISKLIIGQTMTIEDGSSLSQSQTHLKVFENLVESDAKLLANTINNQLFPRMISHGFPLQGYHFAWDDSPSYTPEQQMEYEKMISDRYEVDGKYFADKYNMPVGNRIQQPSLFGSEPAEKKEDPKEDPEDQKDLKNFFD, from the coding sequence ATGAATATAAATAGAACAAAAGACCGCATAGAGGATGCCTGGAGAGCACTCCTCGGCCGACCGCAGCTTTGGAGAACCAAATATGGTGATATCGAACTGGTAGGCAAGAACAACCGCCGACAGGTGGAAAGTATCATCGCCAAACTGCAGCGCACCACCGAGGCGCTCACCAAGGGCGACATCAAGAAGTGGCGACGTGCCTGGCAACTCGCCATCAGTGTGGAAAGTCCCAACCGTCAGGCACTCTACGACATCTACCGTGATACCGAGATAGACGCACACCTCTCCGGTTGTATCGACCAGCGCAAGGGCTTCGTCATGGAACGCTCGTTCAAGATAGAAGACAAGAACGGAACACCAGCCGAAGAACTCAATCACTTCCTCGAGCAGGAATGGTTCGTGGAGTTCTGTCGTCTCGTGCTTACTACTCCTTACTGGGGTCACTCACTCATCGAACTCGGAGACCTCGGAACCGATGGCGACGGATGCCTCGCTTATAACAATGTAACGTTGGTGGATCGCAAGTACGTCATACCCGAGCACCACCGCGTCATCACCGACCTCGGACAGGACTGGACCACTGGCATCGACTACCATGAGCCGGAATGGATGGGCAATCTTGTTGAGGTGGGCAGACCCGACGACCTCGGACTTTTTCTCAAAGCTTCGCTCCACTGCATACCTAAGAAGAACGTATTGGCTGCATGGGACGTCTTCAGTGAAATCTTCGGTATGCCGCTGCGTGTTGCTACCACAGGATCCAGAGACCAGAAGGAGGTGGACCGTATCAGTGACATGATGGAGCGCATGGGGCAGGCCGGCTATGCCGTACTGCCTACAGGTACGGAAATCCAAATCGTAGAAAGCGCCAAGAGCGACGCATTCAATGTTTACGATAAGCGTGTAGATCGCGCCAACTCCGAAATCTCCAAACTTATCATCGGTCAGACCATGACTATCGAGGACGGTAGCAGCCTCTCGCAGAGCCAGACCCACCTGAAGGTGTTTGAGAACCTCGTAGAGAGCGATGCCAAGTTGCTCGCCAACACCATCAACAACCAGCTCTTCCCTCGCATGATCAGCCATGGTTTCCCGCTCCAGGGTTATCACTTCGCATGGGACGATAGTCCAAGCTATACCCCGGAGCAGCAGATGGAGTACGAGAAGATGATCTCCGACCGATACGAGGTGGACGGCAAGTACTTTGCCGACAAATACAACATGCCCGTAGGCAACCGCATTCAGCAGCCTTCACTCTTCGGTAGCGAACCTGCAGAAAAGAAAGAAGACCCAAAAGAAGACCCGGAAGACCAAAAGGATCTGAAGAATTTTTTCGATTAA
- a CDS encoding phage minor head protein: MIKGLFRQKGAQLDINILASDEAQEFITTHAGILDGGFQKVEMSDKMRERLTRSNYIFSGIKTFHELNEAFPSMLDENGNKKPFERFLNDVQKINDTYNANYLHAEYNFVQASATMAAKWEQFSEDGDRYYLQYRTAKDDKVRPEHAALDGVTLPMSDSFWETYYPPNGWNCRCTVVQVRKQKYPATEHAEAMSRGEEAMNGERYNIFRFNSGKQGKTMPDYNPYTIRRCNDCDVAKGGGVKLGAFVPDYQLCRSCVKIRECYENREKANGDQNLTKRTKEEKHVIYSMPIEEQFETLSKNKEGYEVSRHILKDKKEMDYNRVLNTAKLLSKFDNVRIQPEIHASEIDIRNRLGLPEKKNPDLMFGNTFVDVKSPFSSKNIVTNANDACKQNAIACITDHLCHIDKNKIGLLARKVLSDRNYTKDTVFFVVENKLYKYTTADL, from the coding sequence ATGATAAAGGGCCTTTTCCGTCAGAAGGGAGCACAGCTCGACATCAACATTTTAGCAAGCGACGAGGCGCAAGAATTCATCACCACCCATGCTGGTATCCTTGATGGCGGCTTCCAGAAGGTAGAGATGAGCGATAAGATGCGCGAGCGCCTTACCCGCTCCAATTATATCTTTTCGGGCATCAAGACGTTCCACGAGCTCAACGAGGCTTTCCCTTCCATGCTCGATGAGAATGGCAATAAAAAGCCGTTCGAACGCTTTTTGAACGATGTCCAGAAAATCAACGATACCTACAATGCCAACTATCTGCACGCCGAATACAACTTCGTACAGGCTTCTGCTACCATGGCGGCAAAGTGGGAACAGTTCAGCGAGGATGGCGACCGATACTATCTGCAGTACCGCACAGCCAAGGATGACAAGGTGCGTCCGGAACATGCCGCCCTCGATGGGGTAACACTCCCGATGAGTGATTCTTTCTGGGAAACCTATTACCCGCCGAATGGATGGAACTGCCGCTGTACCGTGGTACAGGTGCGCAAGCAGAAATATCCGGCCACAGAGCACGCTGAAGCCATGAGTAGGGGCGAAGAAGCCATGAACGGCGAACGGTATAACATTTTCCGTTTTAACAGTGGCAAGCAGGGCAAAACCATGCCCGACTACAATCCTTACACCATCAGGCGGTGTAATGACTGCGACGTGGCGAAAGGAGGTGGTGTAAAATTAGGGGCTTTTGTTCCTGATTACCAACTTTGCCGTAGCTGCGTAAAGATTAGAGAATGCTACGAAAATAGAGAAAAGGCTAATGGTGATCAGAATCTTACTAAGCGCACAAAAGAAGAGAAACATGTAATTTATTCCATGCCAATAGAGGAGCAATTCGAAACCCTCTCAAAGAACAAGGAAGGTTATGAAGTATCTCGCCATATACTGAAGGATAAAAAAGAGATGGATTACAACCGTGTGCTTAATACTGCAAAGTTGCTATCTAAGTTTGATAACGTGAGAATACAGCCCGAGATACACGCCAGCGAGATTGATATAAGAAACCGCCTTGGACTTCCCGAAAAGAAGAACCCGGACTTGATGTTTGGAAATACTTTCGTGGATGTAAAGTCTCCGTTCTCCAGCAAGAACATTGTTACTAACGCAAACGATGCTTGTAAACAAAATGCCATAGCTTGCATCACAGATCATCTTTGCCATATAGACAAAAACAAAATAGGTCTTTTGGCAAGAAAGGTATTAAGTGACAGGAACTACACAAAGGATACCGTATTCTTTGTCGTGGAGAATAAACTTTATAAATATACAACAGCCGACCTTTAA
- a CDS encoding DUF4376 domain-containing protein: MKINFIRTIIPEAAFKKQYELGSLMIYHIGEALNKELGAYECYECSMAVSAFDEEEIQKAFVEFSVKMDALKLEQAKADKIAEITAYDKSPAVNAFYLNGEQHWLDFNLRDRVFAGNERIAYKGREETSLWLDGKCLVMPIAAAQDLICTIEVYAKDCYNVTATHQAEVNKLTTIEEVKAYDYKTGYPEKLNLKI; the protein is encoded by the coding sequence ATGAAGATTAATTTTATTAGGACAATTATCCCGGAAGCAGCTTTCAAAAAGCAATATGAGCTTGGAAGCTTGATGATTTATCATATCGGGGAAGCGCTTAATAAGGAATTAGGCGCATACGAATGTTATGAGTGCTCCATGGCAGTTTCTGCCTTTGACGAGGAAGAAATACAGAAGGCATTTGTTGAATTTTCGGTTAAGATGGATGCACTGAAACTTGAACAGGCAAAGGCTGATAAGATAGCAGAGATTACTGCCTACGACAAATCTCCTGCCGTCAATGCGTTTTACCTTAACGGGGAGCAGCACTGGCTCGACTTCAACCTGAGAGATCGTGTATTTGCCGGTAATGAGAGAATTGCTTATAAGGGTCGAGAAGAAACGAGTCTCTGGCTTGATGGAAAGTGTTTAGTCATGCCCATCGCAGCGGCTCAAGACCTTATCTGTACTATTGAGGTGTATGCAAAAGATTGCTACAATGTGACCGCAACTCATCAGGCAGAGGTTAATAAGTTGACGACCATCGAAGAGGTGAAAGCCTATGATTACAAGACGGGCTATCCTGAAAAGCTCAATCTAAAAATATAA
- a CDS encoding HK97 family phage prohead protease — protein MAKGKRVRISNESVNCYGTRILTPGIDLAQYQRNPVLLYMHERGKVIGMVKDLKVEGQDVTGELVFDEATELSKQLKKQWEFGSVKMVSANFQILEMSDDKQLLAEGQQRPTVTKSKLIEVSVVDIGGNDDAIVLTHEGKTISLSAGQDSIDGVLPLLDNVSKTPLKKKEMELKDLAIKLGLKETATEEEVNQKLVSLGLAAGKVTALETQVQTLQAQQQAVELAAITRAVETAITEKRLAAGMKDHFVELGKKLGLDQLNITLSAMQPQGKITATLHRTDKGNIVAEPQDYSKYEKLSAVPANVMMDLHDNHHDEFVRLYKAEYGFEPAR, from the coding sequence ATGGCTAAAGGTAAACGAGTAAGAATCAGTAACGAGAGCGTCAACTGCTACGGCACTCGAATTCTTACACCGGGTATAGACCTGGCACAGTACCAGCGCAACCCCGTGCTCCTCTATATGCACGAGCGCGGCAAGGTGATCGGTATGGTGAAGGATCTGAAGGTGGAAGGTCAGGACGTGACGGGTGAGCTGGTGTTCGATGAAGCTACGGAACTGTCTAAGCAACTGAAGAAGCAATGGGAGTTCGGCAGTGTGAAAATGGTGAGCGCTAACTTTCAGATCTTAGAGATGAGCGACGACAAGCAGTTGCTCGCAGAGGGACAGCAGAGACCTACGGTGACGAAATCTAAGCTCATCGAGGTGAGTGTGGTGGATATTGGTGGCAATGATGACGCTATCGTGCTCACTCATGAAGGTAAGACAATCTCACTTTCAGCAGGACAGGACTCCATCGACGGTGTTCTTCCTCTATTAGATAATGTAAGTAAAACCCCATTAAAAAAGAAAGAAATGGAATTAAAAGATTTAGCGATCAAGTTGGGTCTGAAGGAGACCGCAACAGAAGAAGAAGTGAATCAGAAGCTCGTGAGTCTCGGTCTCGCGGCAGGTAAGGTAACCGCCTTGGAGACTCAGGTACAGACGCTCCAGGCACAGCAGCAGGCGGTGGAGTTGGCTGCTATCACACGTGCGGTGGAAACTGCCATTACCGAGAAACGTCTTGCTGCAGGCATGAAGGATCACTTCGTGGAATTGGGTAAGAAGTTGGGTCTGGATCAGTTGAACATCACTCTGTCTGCCATGCAGCCTCAGGGTAAGATTACGGCTACCCTGCACCGAACCGATAAGGGCAATATCGTGGCAGAACCACAAGACTACTCCAAGTATGAGAAGCTGAGCGCCGTGCCTGCCAACGTGATGATGGATCTGCACGACAATCACCACGACGAATTCGTGCGACTCTATAAGGCGGAGTATGGATTTGAACCCGCTCGATAA
- a CDS encoding DNA-binding protein produces the protein MINYSIAMMGNPAKKQDPKKAYGVAQYTEKMTLSEFSEHISSHGSTYDAEDVEAILGKAVKCLREMLLAGKKVELGKLGEFYVTLHGKGTELAKDYNPATCVEKVNVVWTPGSLFENLKKEATFSFVASRNEQAEAKRKAKAQNGDTNPDNTPDPGNKENPDNKENPDDKGNTENKGDTTDGTDTGSDGSYELH, from the coding sequence ATGATCAATTACAGTATTGCAATGATGGGCAACCCTGCCAAGAAGCAGGACCCAAAGAAAGCCTACGGTGTGGCTCAGTACACCGAGAAGATGACGCTCAGCGAATTCAGTGAGCATATCTCAAGCCACGGCAGCACATACGATGCAGAAGACGTGGAAGCTATCCTCGGAAAAGCCGTGAAGTGTCTGCGCGAAATGCTCCTTGCCGGCAAGAAAGTGGAGTTAGGCAAGCTCGGAGAATTCTACGTAACCCTGCACGGCAAGGGCACAGAACTCGCCAAAGACTACAACCCTGCCACCTGTGTGGAGAAGGTAAACGTGGTGTGGACTCCTGGAAGCCTCTTCGAGAACCTGAAGAAAGAGGCCACCTTCAGCTTCGTAGCAAGCCGCAACGAACAGGCAGAGGCTAAGCGAAAAGCAAAGGCACAGAACGGTGACACCAATCCTGACAATACACCTGACCCCGGAAACAAAGAAAACCCGGACAACAAGGAGAACCCAGACGACAAGGGTAATACCGAGAATAAGGGCGACACTACCGATGGCACCGACACCGGTTCTGATGGAAGCTACGAGCTACACTAA
- a CDS encoding coiled-coil domain-containing protein yields the protein MAFWKELGVAALEKGKSFFRGGKQALHATKETEAIVKGAKVSPLGAEKGKAALSPISKERSLPKFNFIPSFNGRLNFSMKDTWNNLWKRTPKEVPMTVQKATPTLSFTDRMKNWFHRFSPKPSVTEQTSQVMPSMKPARNPIFKDSGYLSWENSLPKASFKPNFHPIAKAKEAIRGKKDVAEETIKAEKKVAEEMKSSTKQATKEAPKTTEKAAEKVKNAKEAEKETAKEAAKKESTLKKTARFYAKNPKTLGWHSAFALGAYGIASGDGFLKPLLYVLGGSNASENGLGGMVGQAVAGDNAPDIYNKVTDAAGAVVDEGVNLYQTGKGTVAGVADEGANLYQIGKDYVGNGMVENDQGGYSDPSTQSYPNPYQNPYQVSNPYQNTPQGYGQDGMLNKVMSGMNHAVNEITGGSVSKMNILSLAVASYMMFGRFGWLGKAASLLLGGMTLKNINHRQAGYQQMPIQQPPSQGYQQASPPNGYLQSAVSIPSSSVSQDAEEDIVQRPRGMGL from the coding sequence ATGGCATTTTGGAAAGAATTGGGCGTGGCAGCCTTGGAAAAAGGCAAGAGTTTCTTCCGTGGAGGAAAACAAGCCCTACATGCCACAAAAGAGACAGAAGCCATCGTCAAGGGTGCCAAGGTCAGTCCTTTAGGTGCTGAAAAAGGTAAGGCAGCCCTATCACCTATCTCAAAGGAGAGATCATTGCCGAAGTTTAACTTCATTCCTTCCTTCAATGGTAGGTTAAATTTTTCCATGAAGGATACTTGGAATAATTTGTGGAAAAGAACCCCAAAGGAAGTTCCTATGACAGTACAAAAGGCAACTCCTACCCTCTCCTTTACGGATAGAATGAAGAATTGGTTTCATAGATTTTCTCCAAAACCTTCTGTAACGGAGCAGACTTCACAAGTGATGCCTTCGATGAAACCCGCAAGAAACCCCATCTTTAAAGACAGCGGTTATCTTTCTTGGGAGAATTCATTGCCAAAGGCATCTTTTAAACCGAATTTCCACCCTATAGCTAAGGCAAAAGAAGCTATCAGGGGAAAGAAGGATGTAGCTGAAGAAACGATCAAAGCAGAAAAGAAAGTTGCTGAGGAAATGAAATCCAGCACAAAACAAGCAACTAAGGAAGCTCCGAAGACAACCGAAAAGGCAGCTGAGAAAGTAAAGAACGCCAAGGAGGCTGAAAAAGAAACTGCCAAGGAAGCCGCCAAGAAAGAAAGTACCTTAAAGAAGACAGCAAGATTCTATGCAAAGAACCCAAAAACATTGGGATGGCACTCAGCTTTCGCTCTTGGAGCATATGGCATCGCTTCAGGAGATGGCTTCCTGAAACCTCTTTTATATGTATTGGGTGGAAGTAACGCCTCAGAGAATGGACTTGGTGGTATGGTAGGACAAGCTGTAGCTGGTGATAATGCCCCAGACATATATAATAAGGTAACCGATGCTGCAGGAGCAGTAGTGGATGAAGGTGTGAACCTTTATCAGACAGGAAAAGGAACTGTGGCTGGTGTAGCTGACGAAGGTGCTAATTTGTATCAAATAGGAAAAGACTATGTTGGTAATGGCATGGTCGAGAATGACCAAGGTGGCTATTCGGATCCAAGTACACAATCTTACCCAAACCCCTACCAGAATCCTTATCAAGTGAGCAATCCTTATCAGAATACCCCACAAGGTTATGGGCAGGATGGTATGCTGAATAAGGTTATGAGCGGCATGAACCATGCCGTAAATGAAATAACAGGCGGCAGTGTCTCTAAGATGAACATCTTGAGTCTAGCCGTAGCTTCCTATATGATGTTTGGAAGATTTGGGTGGTTGGGCAAGGCTGCCAGCTTATTGCTGGGTGGTATGACTCTTAAGAATATCAACCACCGTCAGGCAGGCTATCAACAAATGCCTATCCAACAACCCCCAAGCCAAGGCTATCAGCAAGCTTCACCACCTAATGGCTATTTGCAGTCTGCAGTTAGCATCCCGTCCTCGAGTGTGTCACAAGACGCAGAAGAGGATATCGTTCAACGCCCAAGAGGTATGGGGCTTTAG
- a CDS encoding M23 family metallopeptidase codes for MKKNYQDMLLESGSGFMMPFALGDDEELQTTLGYGEQRHPSNGNQFHHQGVDLLTNGKSLYAIATGTIIGAGHDSIHGNYIVAKYGKYEVKYGHVEEAYCPYGTSIRAGQEVGKSGKFLHLEVRFDGVSIDPMEFLGMIWANIQQLAAMGISNMPKPEKLGNQEVKTNYDKEQDEILMMMLRWLPSYMNELRTGSYQPPERMQTHLRHIFSEAANRNYLFEKMPNMGNPLGLSERSVPLAEKVQNLLIEDFLSYVMLRHDAYPASWTETQKKNFLIKLPQTA; via the coding sequence ATGAAAAAGAATTATCAAGATATGCTCCTGGAGTCAGGAAGTGGATTTATGATGCCCTTCGCTCTGGGCGACGATGAAGAATTGCAGACCACGCTGGGATATGGTGAGCAAAGACATCCATCCAATGGAAATCAGTTCCACCACCAAGGGGTGGATTTACTAACGAATGGTAAAAGTCTTTATGCCATTGCCACTGGTACGATTATCGGTGCTGGACATGATTCCATCCATGGAAACTATATTGTTGCCAAATACGGAAAGTATGAGGTAAAGTATGGTCATGTTGAAGAAGCTTACTGTCCTTATGGAACAAGCATCAGAGCAGGTCAGGAAGTGGGGAAAAGCGGCAAGTTCCTCCATCTGGAAGTACGATTTGATGGAGTGAGCATTGACCCGATGGAGTTCTTGGGTATGATTTGGGCTAACATACAACAACTGGCAGCGATGGGTATTAGCAATATGCCTAAGCCAGAGAAACTGGGAAACCAAGAGGTCAAGACAAACTATGACAAGGAGCAGGATGAAATTCTCATGATGATGTTGCGATGGCTGCCGAGCTATATGAATGAGCTTCGTACTGGCAGCTATCAGCCACCAGAGAGAATGCAGACGCACCTGCGCCATATTTTCTCAGAGGCAGCCAACAGAAATTATCTCTTTGAGAAGATGCCCAATATGGGGAATCCTTTAGGATTATCAGAGAGGAGCGTCCCTCTTGCCGAGAAAGTACAAAATCTTTTGATTGAGGATTTCTTGAGCTATGTGATGCTTCGACACGATGCATACCCTGCTTCCTGGACAGAAACTCAAAAAAAAAACTTTCTGATCAAGTTGCCTCAGACGGCTTAG